One region of Fervidobacterium sp. genomic DNA includes:
- the dnaK gene encoding molecular chaperone DnaK: MAKKEYVVGIDLGTTNSVIAWMKPDGSIEVIPNAEGNRTTPSIVSFTKSGEILVGEPAKRQLILNSDRTIKSIKRKMGSDYRVRIDDKEYTPQEISAYVLKKLKKDAEEYLGGEIKKAVITCPAYFNDAQRQATKEAGIIAGLEVLRIINEPTAAALAYGLDKMEGERKVLVYDLGGGTFDVSILEIGGGVIQVIATSGNNHLGGDDFDQRIIDYLADEFKKQYGVDLRSDKQALQRLRDAAEKAKIELSSKLETDISLPYITATAEGPLHLEMKLTRAMFESLTRDLVEKTREPVERALSDAKLSPRDINEIILVGGMTRVPMVQKFIKDIFGKEPNKSVNPDEAVAIGAAIQAAILAGTEGAKDKDVVLVDVTPLTLGVEVKGGLLEPIIPRNTTIPIKKSKVFTTAEDGQTSVEVRVYQGERAMARDNIFLGSFQLVGIPPAPRGVPQIEVTFDIDSDGIVHVSAKDLGTGKEQSMVVTGRHQLSSDDIERMIKEAQMYEEQDKRKREEVELKNKADDMAYHIEKILKENEGKVPVETKNRLEEIIKDLRDAINKDDIAKVKMLYDDLQRESIKIGEYIYKQQAQGGTGSASTGSYES, translated from the coding sequence ATGGCAAAAAAGGAGTATGTTGTAGGTATCGACCTTGGAACAACGAACTCTGTGATTGCGTGGATGAAACCAGATGGTTCCATAGAAGTTATTCCTAACGCCGAAGGTAACAGAACCACACCATCTATAGTTTCATTCACAAAATCTGGAGAGATACTTGTTGGTGAACCTGCTAAAAGGCAACTTATACTGAACTCAGATAGAACCATAAAATCTATAAAAAGAAAAATGGGTTCAGATTACAGGGTGAGGATCGATGACAAAGAATATACCCCACAAGAAATCAGTGCATACGTACTCAAAAAACTTAAGAAAGACGCAGAAGAGTATCTTGGTGGTGAAATTAAAAAGGCAGTTATTACTTGTCCAGCTTACTTCAACGACGCACAACGACAAGCTACAAAAGAAGCTGGTATCATAGCTGGTCTTGAGGTGCTTAGAATAATCAACGAACCAACCGCCGCTGCTCTCGCTTACGGTCTTGATAAAATGGAAGGTGAAAGAAAGGTCCTTGTATACGATCTTGGTGGTGGTACTTTCGATGTATCTATTCTCGAAATAGGTGGCGGAGTTATTCAGGTGATTGCCACAAGTGGAAATAATCATCTTGGAGGAGATGATTTTGACCAAAGGATTATTGATTATCTTGCAGACGAGTTTAAAAAACAATACGGTGTTGATTTGAGGAGTGATAAGCAAGCACTTCAGAGATTAAGAGATGCAGCCGAGAAGGCAAAGATTGAACTTTCATCAAAGCTTGAAACAGACATCAGCTTACCTTACATTACGGCAACGGCTGAGGGTCCACTGCACTTAGAGATGAAATTGACAAGGGCAATGTTTGAATCACTTACAAGAGATCTTGTTGAAAAGACAAGAGAACCTGTCGAGAGGGCTTTAAGTGATGCAAAACTTTCGCCAAGAGATATAAATGAAATAATACTCGTTGGCGGTATGACACGAGTACCTATGGTTCAAAAGTTCATAAAGGATATATTTGGTAAAGAGCCAAACAAAAGTGTTAATCCTGATGAGGCAGTTGCTATAGGTGCAGCTATTCAAGCAGCTATACTCGCTGGTACAGAAGGTGCAAAGGATAAAGATGTTGTACTTGTAGATGTAACACCTTTGACACTTGGTGTGGAAGTTAAAGGAGGATTGCTTGAACCAATCATCCCAAGGAATACGACGATACCAATTAAGAAAAGTAAAGTCTTTACAACTGCTGAAGATGGCCAGACAAGTGTTGAAGTTAGGGTGTATCAAGGTGAACGTGCAATGGCAAGGGACAACATATTCCTTGGTAGCTTCCAACTTGTTGGAATTCCACCTGCCCCAAGAGGTGTACCACAAATTGAAGTTACTTTCGACATAGACAGCGATGGTATAGTGCATGTATCTGCTAAGGATCTTGGAACTGGTAAAGAACAATCAATGGTTGTAACAGGAAGACACCAATTGAGCAGTGACGATATAGAAAGAATGATTAAAGAAGCCCAAATGTATGAAGAGCAAGACAAAAGAAAACGTGAGGAAGTTGAACTTAAAAACAAAGCAGACGATATGGCTTATCATATCGAAAAGATCCTAAAAGAAAACGAAGGTAAGGTACCTGTTGAAACGAAAAATAGACTCGAAGAGATAATAAAAGATCTTAGAGATGCTATCAACAAAGACGATATCGCTAAAGTCAAGATGCTTTACGATGACTTGCAAAGAGAAAGTATAAAGATTGGCGAGTATATTTACAAACAACAGGCACAAGGAGGTACTGGTTCTGCCTCAACCGGTAGCTATGAAAGTTAG
- a CDS encoding galactose mutarotase yields MKSECKSRYFGNTKEGIAVDEYTLINEKRTTAKILTYGGIIRELWVPSKQGKFIDVVLGYDTLEEYEKNPGFLGTIVGRFANRIAYGKFEIDGVSYQLALNDRGRPNSLHGGYKGFHTKVWKASSSVTPEGVKLTLRYLSHDGDEGYPGNLDVTVIYTLTNDNELKIEYFATTDKPTIVNLTQHSYFNLAGGGKIYDHYVMINADKYTPVNEYLIPTGEIAQVENTPFDLRKLTKVGQAIQKLMDSPARGFDFNFVLNGNLAAIVQEPVTGIRMEVYTTKPGLQFYTGNYLAGLKGKYGQIYDQHTGFCLETQYFPDSPNHKNFPNTVLRPGEVYKHNTTFKFTITE; encoded by the coding sequence ATGAAATCAGAATGCAAAAGTAGATATTTTGGTAACACTAAGGAAGGGATAGCTGTAGATGAATATACCTTAATTAACGAAAAAAGAACGACTGCTAAAATACTCACCTACGGTGGTATTATTAGAGAGCTTTGGGTACCATCGAAACAAGGGAAATTTATCGATGTTGTACTTGGATACGATACACTTGAAGAATACGAGAAAAATCCTGGTTTCCTTGGTACGATCGTGGGAAGATTTGCCAACCGAATAGCTTATGGAAAATTTGAAATCGATGGTGTAAGTTATCAACTGGCCTTAAATGATAGAGGTAGACCAAATTCGTTACATGGTGGATACAAAGGTTTCCATACGAAGGTTTGGAAAGCATCTTCAAGTGTAACACCAGAAGGTGTAAAGCTTACATTAAGATACCTTAGTCACGACGGAGATGAAGGATATCCGGGTAACCTCGATGTAACAGTCATCTATACACTTACTAATGATAACGAACTGAAGATTGAATATTTCGCCACAACGGACAAACCTACAATAGTTAATTTGACTCAACACAGCTATTTTAATCTTGCTGGTGGTGGAAAGATTTATGATCATTACGTAATGATAAATGCAGATAAATATACACCGGTAAATGAGTACCTCATACCTACCGGTGAAATAGCCCAAGTTGAAAATACACCTTTTGATTTAAGAAAACTCACAAAAGTTGGTCAAGCTATACAAAAGTTAATGGACTCACCAGCAAGAGGCTTTGACTTTAACTTTGTACTGAACGGTAACTTAGCAGCAATAGTGCAAGAGCCTGTAACAGGGATAAGAATGGAGGTTTATACAACAAAGCCCGGACTGCAATTTTATACGGGGAATTATTTGGCTGGATTAAAAGGCAAATATGGTCAAATATACGATCAGCATACTGGTTTTTGCCTTGAGACGCAATATTTTCCTGACTCTCCAAATCATAAGAATTTTCCAAACACCGTACTAAGACCAGGTGAAGTTTACAAACATAACACAACTTTCAAATTCACAATCACAGAATAA